In Paenibacillus sp. J23TS9, a single genomic region encodes these proteins:
- a CDS encoding sugar ABC transporter permease — MKSTQVRTNAALSRKIPGQRGRVWRQMVKRSDLYLMLLLPIAWYLIFHYGPMYGLQIAFKNFNPAKGIIGSSWVGFDHFVRFFESFYFWRLLWNTLAINLFSLLIAFPISILLALIVNEIRSKTFSKILQNITFIPHFISVVVIVGILNVFLSPTTGPINSLIEALGGSPIRFLEEAGWFKTIFIGSNIWQNMGWQSIIYIAALSGVNPQLYEAAKMDGASRLRRVWHISLPGIIPVIVIMLILDIGHFMDIGFEKILLMQNNLNIESSDVISTFVYTTGILKGEYSYTAAIGLFNSAINLVLLLLVNRFARKVSETSLW; from the coding sequence ATGAAGAGTACTCAAGTCCGCACAAATGCTGCGCTGTCCCGGAAAATTCCGGGACAGCGGGGCCGTGTGTGGAGACAGATGGTTAAACGGTCAGATCTGTATCTTATGCTGCTGCTGCCCATCGCCTGGTATTTGATTTTCCATTACGGGCCGATGTACGGACTGCAAATTGCCTTCAAAAACTTTAATCCAGCCAAGGGTATCATAGGCAGCAGTTGGGTCGGTTTCGACCACTTCGTACGTTTTTTTGAGTCATTTTATTTCTGGAGGCTGCTCTGGAACACGTTAGCGATTAATCTGTTCTCGCTGCTCATCGCATTCCCGATTTCGATCCTGCTTGCACTGATTGTCAATGAAATTCGCAGCAAGACCTTCAGTAAAATACTGCAAAACATTACGTTTATTCCGCATTTTATTTCCGTCGTCGTCATCGTCGGCATTCTGAATGTTTTCCTGTCGCCTACTACGGGGCCGATCAATTCGCTAATCGAAGCTCTCGGCGGTTCGCCGATCCGTTTTCTGGAGGAAGCCGGTTGGTTCAAGACCATTTTCATCGGCTCGAATATATGGCAAAACATGGGGTGGCAATCCATCATCTATATCGCGGCACTCAGTGGAGTGAATCCGCAGCTATATGAAGCGGCCAAGATGGACGGAGCTTCCAGGCTGCGTCGCGTGTGGCATATTTCCCTACCGGGTATCATACCCGTCATCGTCATTATGCTCATCCTGGATATTGGACATTTCATGGACATCGGTTTCGAGAAAATCCTGCTCATGCAAAATAATTTGAATATTGAATCAAGTGACGTAATTTCCACGTTCGTGTACACAACCGGTATTCTCAAAGGCGAATACAGCTACACAGCGGCGATCGGATTATTTAATTCGGCTATCAATCTGGTACTGTTGCTGCTTGTCAACCGATTCGCACGCAAAGTATCGGAGACCAGCTTATGGTAA
- a CDS encoding VanW family protein, translating to MKWISMACLLFKLLQDQDGDQDHGMLTITHEGKSISSLKRDAHNTLVFPLLDMEKYNQWVNELDLKTYKEPINARIDGNGQIVSGQNGYMLNRRELLKRYYAYLYSGGTASIEAPMYPVYPKVDTELLASLRAKPIGYYVTYYNANNTDRSHNIALAAKAIDSTVIFPGESFSFNRVVGIRTAGRGYRRATVIVRGELSEGVGGGICQVSSTLFNAVDRAGLHIVKRYSHSRHVPYVPPGRDATVSWGGPDFEFNNAYNQPVLIRAYAGNGSMAVSIFSSDVIEYLPKKVPSISYQLPEEVRDIPPLPNPVNGE from the coding sequence TTGAAATGGATATCAATGGCGTGTCTCCTGTTCAAACTTCTGCAGGACCAAGACGGAGATCAGGATCATGGCATGCTGACCATTACCCATGAGGGGAAATCCATTTCCAGTCTGAAACGGGATGCACATAATACTTTGGTGTTTCCTCTGCTGGATATGGAAAAGTATAACCAATGGGTGAACGAATTGGACCTGAAAACATATAAGGAACCAATAAACGCCCGAATTGACGGTAACGGACAAATTGTCTCCGGTCAAAATGGGTACATGCTTAACCGAAGAGAGCTTCTTAAACGGTACTATGCATACCTCTACAGCGGTGGAACAGCTTCTATAGAAGCACCTATGTATCCGGTGTATCCGAAGGTAGATACGGAACTGCTGGCTTCGCTGCGGGCAAAACCAATCGGTTATTATGTAACGTATTACAACGCCAATAATACAGATCGTTCTCATAATATCGCTTTGGCAGCCAAGGCGATTGACAGTACCGTCATATTTCCTGGAGAATCCTTCTCCTTTAATCGAGTGGTCGGGATTCGAACGGCGGGAAGGGGGTACAGGAGGGCAACAGTCATCGTGCGTGGAGAATTATCTGAAGGCGTAGGTGGAGGTATCTGTCAAGTATCCTCAACTCTATTTAACGCGGTCGATCGGGCAGGATTACATATTGTAAAGAGATATTCGCACAGCCGCCACGTTCCCTATGTTCCTCCGGGAAGAGATGCGACCGTAAGCTGGGGGGGCCCGGACTTTGAATTTAATAATGCTTATAACCAGCCTGTACTGATCCGGGCATATGCAGGTAACGGAAGTATGGCCGTCTCCATTTTTTCATCTGATGTGATCGAATATCTCCCCAAAAAGGTACCAAGCATTTCTTATCAACTCCCTGAAGAAGTACGTGATATACCGCCGTTACCTAACCCAGTGAACGGAGAATGA
- a CDS encoding cytochrome P450, protein MQEEIISLAEITQFRSAAEEFNPFDWYRHHLEHEPISYNEATNSWNVFRYEDVKRVLSDYEYFSSVRTRTTISVGADNEEGHHNSGRVNLNSDPPDHRKSRSLLSAAFTPRSLKLWEPRIHEVVSQLIEDMGDEPVIDIVKSFSGALPTIVIAELLGVPPEDRFLFKEWVDHLFLPLPMDHIEDVQELKRQAAKNYYSYLLPHVILKRTNLADDIISDLIQAEVDGERLTDDEIVRMTMFILGAGIETTSHLLSSTFYSFLYDNDQIYTEIQSNRELLPGAVEEMLRYRFHIAKMDRTVKQDNNVLGVELKKGDVVVAWMSAANMDQEMFEDPFTLNIHRANNKKHLTFGNGPHFCLGAPLARLEANIGLGLFMNHFERIEPVQGFNLEANLTPSAAGQTLTSLPIRVYRR, encoded by the coding sequence ATGCAAGAGGAAATTATCTCTTTAGCTGAAATCACCCAGTTTCGATCAGCTGCGGAGGAGTTTAATCCCTTTGATTGGTACAGACACCATTTAGAACATGAACCGATCAGCTACAATGAAGCAACGAATTCGTGGAATGTGTTCCGGTATGAGGATGTCAAGAGAGTTTTAAGCGATTATGAGTACTTTTCCAGTGTGCGAACCCGCACAACGATCAGTGTCGGAGCAGATAATGAGGAGGGGCATCATAATTCAGGCCGAGTAAATTTGAACTCAGATCCTCCGGATCACCGTAAAAGCCGCAGCCTGCTCTCTGCTGCTTTTACGCCAAGAAGCTTAAAGCTGTGGGAGCCTCGTATCCATGAAGTAGTCAGCCAGTTAATTGAGGATATGGGTGACGAGCCCGTCATTGATATCGTCAAAAGCTTTTCGGGCGCACTGCCTACGATCGTGATAGCTGAACTGCTGGGTGTTCCACCTGAGGATCGGTTCTTGTTTAAAGAATGGGTCGACCATCTTTTCCTTCCGCTCCCTATGGATCATATCGAAGATGTTCAGGAACTAAAGCGGCAGGCTGCCAAAAATTACTACAGCTACCTCCTTCCCCACGTGATTCTGAAGAGAACGAATCTTGCCGATGATATTATCTCTGACCTGATTCAGGCGGAGGTAGACGGTGAACGGTTAACAGATGATGAAATTGTTCGGATGACCATGTTTATCCTGGGAGCAGGCATAGAAACGACAAGCCATCTGCTGTCCAGCACATTCTATTCCTTCTTATATGATAACGATCAGATTTATACCGAAATACAATCGAACCGTGAGCTGCTTCCTGGCGCGGTGGAAGAAATGCTGCGTTACCGTTTTCATATCGCAAAAATGGACCGGACGGTGAAGCAGGATAACAACGTGCTCGGTGTGGAATTAAAAAAGGGCGATGTCGTTGTAGCCTGGATGAGTGCTGCCAATATGGACCAAGAGATGTTTGAGGATCCTTTCACCTTAAACATTCACCGTGCTAACAATAAAAAGCATTTGACCTTCGGCAATGGTCCTCATTTTTGTCTAGGCGCTCCGCTTGCGCGGCTCGAGGCCAACATCGGACTAGGGCTGTTCATGAATCATTTTGAGAGGATTGAACCGGTCCAAGGTTTCAATCTGGAAGCGAACCTCACGCCTTCTGCTGCCGGACAAACGCTCACTTCCTTGCCGATCCGAGTATATCGCAGATAG
- a CDS encoding sensor histidine kinase translates to MKLSTLRRWFSPQTTMQGKIFIAFGLITFLSIVSVTGIVYVNMRDTIKHNAVTSVSDSIRQADESLNIMLEEIDRLNTVVVTNKNTVIDTIMSPNEEISYEWFQEQKRITEFLSVLINYKPYISRVAVVGLNGKVFFTGGPWMDRTVLGTPMLNYMLQNGSRHAYFKPKGAADAITVGREIRYNRETVGIVMVDLDYEFIKKTYGVKPTADSMLYVLDEQNGYVYQSESAPSSFAPSLEKVVDLKRKLAGQGGVVEQEINGRSYIVVSRLSEYTGWSTLALIPLDSLLSESTRIRNLMAEVAIIVFIIILIGSHQVSSRTTLNIRRLRSMMMQVKDGNLSFPKTEIKTKDEIGQLYRVFISMVDELKRLMEGIRKSEKKKREAELTALQAQIRPHFLYNSLNTIKYLAKLNGVPNIEEVSGSLIELMRGLLGNSNEFLTLQEELDYVFSYVSIVKYKYMEPIQVHTQIEDQSLLECKVLKLMLQPLVENAIMHGIGPSDNGGQVLIRVYEEDQDVLIEVIDNGKGMEQEQMDALLGSLDREDATSRFSSMGIRNAHERIVRMFGEPYGLSLHSEPGLYTKVEIRFPKIHHAETSAQEVV, encoded by the coding sequence ATGAAGCTTTCAACTCTTCGAAGATGGTTTTCGCCCCAAACTACCATGCAGGGAAAAATATTTATCGCATTCGGTCTGATCACTTTTCTGTCCATCGTCTCCGTTACCGGAATCGTCTATGTGAACATGCGCGATACGATCAAGCATAACGCGGTTACTTCCGTATCGGACAGTATTCGCCAGGCGGACGAATCCCTCAATATCATGCTGGAGGAGATCGATCGGTTGAACACGGTTGTCGTGACCAACAAAAATACGGTGATCGATACAATCATGAGCCCGAATGAGGAGATTAGCTATGAATGGTTTCAGGAACAAAAGCGAATCACTGAATTTTTATCGGTTCTGATCAACTATAAACCTTACATTTCTCGGGTTGCCGTTGTCGGTCTGAACGGTAAAGTATTCTTTACAGGTGGTCCTTGGATGGACCGTACCGTCCTTGGGACACCCATGCTAAATTACATGCTGCAAAACGGCTCACGCCATGCTTATTTTAAACCTAAAGGAGCGGCGGATGCCATTACTGTGGGACGTGAGATCCGTTATAACCGCGAGACAGTGGGCATTGTCATGGTCGATTTGGACTACGAATTCATAAAAAAAACGTATGGTGTAAAACCGACTGCAGATAGCATGCTGTATGTTCTTGATGAGCAGAATGGATATGTTTATCAATCCGAGTCTGCACCATCCTCATTTGCGCCTTCCCTGGAAAAGGTTGTCGATCTCAAACGGAAACTTGCAGGGCAGGGCGGTGTAGTGGAACAAGAAATCAATGGAAGATCCTACATCGTCGTCAGCCGCCTATCCGAATATACAGGCTGGAGCACACTGGCGCTGATTCCGCTGGACTCCCTGCTCAGCGAGTCCACCCGAATCCGCAATTTGATGGCCGAGGTAGCGATCATTGTCTTCATCATCATTCTGATTGGCTCCCACCAGGTCTCATCCCGTACAACCCTGAATATTCGCAGGCTTAGATCCATGATGATGCAGGTTAAGGACGGTAATTTATCATTTCCTAAAACGGAGATCAAAACCAAAGACGAAATCGGTCAGCTATATCGTGTTTTTATTAGCATGGTTGATGAATTGAAGCGGTTGATGGAAGGCATACGAAAGAGCGAGAAGAAGAAACGCGAGGCGGAGCTGACGGCGCTGCAGGCGCAAATTCGCCCGCATTTTCTATATAATTCGCTGAACACGATCAAATATTTGGCTAAATTGAATGGTGTGCCCAATATTGAGGAAGTTTCCGGCTCCTTAATCGAGCTTATGAGGGGGTTACTGGGGAACTCCAATGAATTTTTAACGCTCCAGGAAGAACTTGACTATGTGTTCAGCTATGTTTCCATCGTGAAATACAAATATATGGAGCCGATTCAGGTGCATACGCAGATCGAAGACCAATCGCTGCTTGAATGCAAGGTGCTGAAGCTCATGCTGCAGCCCCTCGTAGAGAATGCCATTATGCACGGGATCGGTCCATCCGATAATGGCGGGCAAGTGTTGATACGGGTATATGAGGAGGATCAGGACGTACTCATCGAAGTCATCGACAACGGTAAAGGCATGGAGCAGGAGCAGATGGACGCCCTGCTGGGAAGCTTGGACCGGGAAGACGCCACTTCGCGTTTCAGCAGCATGGGCATCCGCAACGCGCATGAACGGATCGTCAGGATGTTTGGCGAACCATATGGTTTAAGCCTGCACAGCGAGCCGGGATTGTACACGAAGGTTGAGATCCGGTTTCCGAAAATACATCATGCGGAGACATCCGCCCAAGAGGTGGTCTAG
- a CDS encoding response regulator, which produces MFKVLLIDDEPLISNVIRTLFDWKKHGFEFVGEAYSGETALQMMEDSLPHIAIIDVNMPEMSGVELQGIIRTRHPSVKTIMLSSYDDYDYVRECMRNGAIDYLLKHRLDEALLLNVLNKAVMDLQQENQAKEGQLASKKMADTLRPVFIREHIADLVRGRDDENSTMAGSSLLEGLYPEAVRFVAAAVQINPFLLLTASYSDMQTNRLVQQAVDLMQQSLGDIHERTAAYVENGRLVVVFAFKERSEHAATGEAQRWMARVHHSLELMLNLKSSYAIGHPCAGLAQLGDSYASAVKALDASPSAAAKAVQDSEGIQAQRTGRETAYSQQLHMAPTIEDQKELILAIESLDQGRLHRLIASVFAAVRHLPYHAPAVQMAASELLHTADKALRKSMPLHSVEAAMKELPPRGDLGRIGSIGELEQWLQAYFDLMLLWLKQQRVKGNYSRHVSQAIHLVLERYQGYITLELAAGAIGLNPSYLSRLFKEETELTFSEYVNKVRIDAGRKLLESGQYSVKQISSQVGFSTYNYFFKVFKERIGMTPQAYLNSLRTGGKSETVKYVE; this is translated from the coding sequence ATGTTCAAGGTTCTTTTGATCGATGATGAGCCGTTGATCAGTAACGTGATCCGAACGTTATTCGACTGGAAAAAACATGGATTCGAGTTCGTCGGCGAAGCCTACAGCGGAGAAACGGCATTACAGATGATGGAGGATTCGCTGCCTCATATTGCCATCATCGACGTCAATATGCCGGAAATGAGCGGCGTTGAGCTTCAAGGCATCATACGGACACGGCATCCGTCCGTCAAGACGATCATGCTGAGCAGCTACGACGATTACGATTACGTACGCGAATGCATGCGGAACGGGGCAATCGACTATTTGCTCAAGCACCGGCTGGACGAGGCGCTTCTTTTGAACGTATTGAACAAGGCCGTGATGGACTTGCAGCAAGAAAACCAGGCGAAGGAAGGGCAGCTGGCGAGCAAGAAAATGGCCGATACGCTAAGGCCCGTATTCATACGGGAGCATATTGCCGACCTCGTGAGAGGCAGGGACGATGAAAACTCCACAATGGCGGGCTCAAGTCTGCTGGAAGGCTTGTATCCGGAAGCGGTCCGATTTGTTGCGGCAGCCGTTCAGATTAACCCTTTTTTGCTGCTTACCGCATCCTACAGCGACATGCAAACAAACCGGTTGGTGCAGCAGGCGGTAGACCTGATGCAGCAAAGCTTGGGCGATATTCATGAACGAACGGCCGCCTACGTGGAGAACGGACGGCTGGTCGTCGTGTTCGCATTCAAGGAACGCAGCGAGCATGCCGCTACCGGTGAAGCACAGCGATGGATGGCCAGGGTTCATCATTCCCTTGAGTTGATGTTAAACCTGAAATCATCGTATGCGATCGGACACCCTTGCGCCGGTTTGGCCCAGTTAGGCGACAGCTACGCGTCGGCCGTGAAAGCACTCGATGCTTCACCATCCGCAGCCGCGAAAGCCGTGCAGGATTCGGAAGGGATTCAAGCGCAGCGAACGGGTCGGGAAACAGCCTATTCTCAGCAGCTGCATATGGCTCCGACCATCGAGGATCAGAAGGAATTGATCCTAGCGATCGAAAGCTTGGACCAGGGAAGACTGCATCGCCTGATCGCCTCGGTGTTCGCAGCCGTCCGTCATCTGCCGTATCATGCGCCTGCGGTACAGATGGCGGCAAGCGAACTTCTGCACACGGCCGACAAGGCATTAAGAAAATCCATGCCGCTGCATTCGGTGGAAGCCGCCATGAAGGAACTCCCGCCGCGTGGCGATTTGGGCAGAATCGGCAGCATCGGGGAATTGGAGCAGTGGCTGCAAGCCTACTTCGATCTGATGCTTCTATGGCTTAAACAGCAGCGGGTGAAGGGCAATTACTCCCGTCATGTATCCCAGGCGATTCATTTAGTATTGGAGCGTTACCAGGGCTATATCACGTTGGAGCTCGCGGCTGGCGCTATCGGTCTGAATCCATCCTACTTAAGCCGGCTATTCAAGGAGGAAACCGAGCTCACCTTCTCCGAATACGTGAACAAGGTCCGCATTGATGCGGGACGCAAACTTTTGGAAAGCGGACAGTACTCAGTCAAGCAAATCAGCAGCCAGGTGGGATTTTCGACATATAATTACTTCTTCAAGGTGTTCAAGGAACGCATCGGAATGACGCCTCAAGCTTATTTGAACAGCCTCCGTACGGGAGGGAAATCCGAAACCGTAAAATATGTGGAGTAA
- a CDS encoding AraC family transcriptional regulator, giving the protein MQEYEYEFADFIYYTPAELDKEARIWPVRAGRSLGKPNYKVGPKRIESYSLHFLQEGMIRLEFGDKWIDLQQGDLFCLYPGQTYCYYRLPSDSTLRMNWLALDGERVQPLLEMAGITPERPFRQKAISSRVKEHAEKVIDELEDVVKRNPANALKLQSLVCALMAELMPVTVDSPVAEPSGWIDECMEFMELHASEGISVQQVAAFAGVHRSYFSNMFACQVGMPPLKYLQKIRMVKAKRLLQETDATVTEIALSLGYPNLYSFTRAFKIYYKVSPLIIRKQR; this is encoded by the coding sequence ATGCAGGAATATGAATATGAATTTGCAGATTTTATTTACTATACTCCCGCGGAACTGGATAAGGAAGCTCGAATATGGCCAGTCCGGGCGGGTCGGAGTTTGGGTAAACCCAATTACAAAGTAGGGCCGAAAAGGATCGAAAGCTACAGCCTCCACTTCTTGCAAGAGGGAATGATCCGGCTTGAATTCGGCGACAAATGGATTGATCTGCAGCAAGGTGACCTGTTTTGTTTGTATCCGGGTCAAACCTACTGCTATTACAGACTTCCCTCGGATTCGACGCTTCGGATGAACTGGCTCGCGCTTGATGGAGAAAGGGTCCAGCCTTTATTGGAGATGGCGGGAATTACGCCTGAAAGACCGTTTCGTCAAAAGGCTATTTCCTCCCGTGTGAAAGAACATGCCGAAAAAGTAATTGATGAATTGGAAGATGTTGTAAAGCGGAACCCGGCGAACGCGCTCAAGCTGCAAAGTCTCGTTTGCGCACTGATGGCCGAGCTCATGCCAGTTACCGTCGATTCCCCTGTAGCAGAACCTTCAGGGTGGATTGATGAATGTATGGAATTTATGGAGCTGCATGCCTCAGAGGGGATATCCGTACAGCAGGTCGCTGCTTTTGCAGGGGTTCACCGCTCTTATTTCTCCAATATGTTTGCCTGTCAGGTCGGGATGCCTCCGCTTAAGTACCTTCAGAAAATCCGCATGGTCAAAGCGAAACGATTGTTACAGGAAACGGATGCGACCGTTACAGAGATTGCACTTTCTCTTGGGTATCCCAACTTGTACTCGTTCACCAGGGCTTTCAAAATTTACTACAAGGTAAGTCCACTTATCATTCGGAAACAAAGGTGA
- a CDS encoding VOC family protein, which translates to MMNKIGQVMLYVNNQDESVDFWTKKLGFHIVSEENNGHMRWIEIAPTEGAETSIILHSKEFVAKMSPELNLGTPSLMFFADNLDELHSSLSNKNIKVGDIVNLPTGRVFNFADNEENYFAVLEKSN; encoded by the coding sequence ATGATGAATAAAATTGGACAAGTGATGTTGTATGTAAACAACCAGGATGAGTCAGTGGATTTTTGGACGAAAAAATTAGGATTTCATATCGTTTCCGAAGAAAATAACGGTCACATGAGATGGATTGAAATTGCTCCAACAGAGGGAGCGGAAACAAGCATCATACTCCACAGCAAAGAATTCGTTGCTAAAATGTCTCCTGAATTAAATTTGGGAACGCCTTCTTTGATGTTTTTTGCGGATAACCTAGACGAGCTGCATAGCAGCTTATCTAATAAAAATATCAAGGTGGGTGATATCGTAAATCTCCCTACCGGCAGAGTATTTAACTTTGCGGACAATGAAGAAAATTACTTTGCTGTTCTGGAAAAATCTAACTAA
- a CDS encoding carbohydrate ABC transporter permease: MSNQASISRSSDEKIFDAVIYTIATLIILIVLYPLIFVVSASFSDPAKVLNGEVWLLPKNISFDAYTNILHNGKIWNGYTNTIIYTVVGTIVNIIMTVLAAYPLSRPDLPGRKVLMVIITLTMFFGGGLIPSYLLVKNLGLLDTMWALIIPGAIATYNLIVMRTYFQTSIPWELQEAAHIDGCSNWRLLLNIILPLSKPILAVMVLFYAVGHWNSYFNSLIYIRNEARYPLQLVLREILLISQSEAVDANVGLENKVLLAESIKYAVIMISSLPILIMYPFVQRHFVKGVMIGSIKG; the protein is encoded by the coding sequence ATGTCTAATCAAGCTTCCATAAGCCGATCGTCGGATGAAAAGATATTCGACGCCGTAATATATACCATTGCTACACTCATCATTTTGATCGTGTTATATCCGCTCATTTTCGTGGTCAGCGCGTCATTCAGCGATCCGGCGAAAGTATTGAACGGGGAAGTATGGCTGCTGCCTAAAAACATTTCCTTTGATGCTTACACAAACATTCTGCATAATGGGAAAATATGGAATGGTTATACCAACACGATCATATATACGGTGGTTGGTACGATCGTCAATATCATCATGACCGTGTTAGCGGCGTATCCGCTGTCAAGACCGGATCTGCCCGGACGCAAGGTACTCATGGTGATCATAACGCTGACCATGTTTTTCGGAGGCGGACTTATTCCTTCGTATCTGCTCGTCAAAAATTTGGGACTGCTTGATACGATGTGGGCTTTGATCATTCCTGGGGCAATTGCGACATATAATCTGATCGTGATGCGGACTTACTTTCAAACCAGCATACCATGGGAATTGCAGGAAGCTGCCCATATCGACGGTTGTTCCAACTGGCGGCTGCTGCTGAACATTATCCTGCCTTTGTCCAAGCCAATCCTGGCTGTAATGGTTTTGTTTTATGCCGTTGGGCATTGGAACTCTTATTTTAATTCCTTGATCTACATCCGTAATGAAGCACGGTATCCACTTCAACTGGTGCTGAGAGAGATATTGCTGATCAGCCAGAGCGAAGCGGTCGACGCTAACGTCGGTTTGGAGAATAAAGTGCTGCTTGCGGAGAGCATCAAATATGCAGTTATTATGATCTCCAGTCTGCCTATATTGATTATGTATCCTTTTGTACAGCGGCATTTTGTTAAGGGTGTCATGATCGGGTCTATCAAAGGTTAG
- a CDS encoding extracellular solute-binding protein, whose product MSKHWARGALSTALISALLLAGCGSNSEKGAESKNTEGSSETTVSASGFPLTKDSITLKMFTRIAPVNGAFKDMPVFQDYEKMSNVHVEFTEAPTDGFQEKKNLLFASNELPDAFYRSGISQLEATRYGAAGQLIPLEDLIEKYAPNLKKLMEEYPEIRSGITTPEGHIYAIPGIVTLDAARTDKKWINQAWLKKLNMDIPVTTDDLYNVLVAFRDKDPNGNGKKDELPMTARAPVPGQGLPIVNMMSGSFGLDQQLGYNINLVNDKVEIWMGNDRNKEMLQYLNKLYKEKLLDPDMFSQKEADYLAKQSSGNTGFFFDQTNNVFMPIKDQYTGIAPFKGPHGDQMQSQGAPIARDFGAFAITSANKNPELTMRWIDYFYSDEGSTMLRFGREGENYEMKDGIPYYTEAFLASGDQGKITPYAGGGAPHLISDKVASFINPPQVQEAQDKLTPFMPKVRYASPMFDENTAQEVNVLRNDIDKYYEEQSTKFIAGALSFDKWDEFQSTLKKMKIDKLQDLYQQAYDKMKK is encoded by the coding sequence ATGTCCAAACACTGGGCTAGAGGTGCGCTGAGCACGGCGCTCATCTCGGCATTATTACTCGCAGGTTGCGGTTCCAATAGCGAAAAAGGAGCCGAATCCAAAAACACTGAGGGTTCATCTGAAACAACTGTCAGCGCGTCCGGATTTCCGCTGACGAAAGATTCTATTACTCTGAAAATGTTCACCCGAATTGCTCCCGTCAACGGCGCGTTCAAGGATATGCCCGTTTTCCAGGATTACGAGAAAATGAGCAACGTCCATGTGGAATTCACCGAAGCGCCGACGGACGGCTTTCAGGAAAAGAAAAATCTCCTGTTTGCATCCAACGAGCTGCCTGACGCTTTTTACCGGTCGGGGATTTCGCAGCTGGAAGCAACCCGCTACGGTGCGGCTGGCCAATTGATTCCGCTGGAAGATTTGATCGAGAAATATGCTCCCAACCTCAAGAAACTGATGGAGGAATATCCGGAGATCCGCTCGGGCATCACGACGCCGGAAGGTCACATTTATGCGATCCCGGGTATCGTCACGCTGGACGCCGCCCGTACAGACAAAAAATGGATCAACCAGGCGTGGCTCAAGAAGCTGAACATGGACATACCGGTAACGACTGATGATCTGTACAACGTCCTGGTCGCCTTCCGCGATAAAGATCCGAACGGGAACGGCAAAAAAGACGAACTTCCGATGACCGCACGTGCTCCGGTACCAGGTCAAGGATTGCCAATCGTCAATATGATGAGCGGTTCGTTCGGTCTCGACCAGCAGCTAGGCTACAACATCAATCTGGTAAACGACAAGGTCGAAATTTGGATGGGTAATGATCGGAACAAAGAAATGCTTCAGTATTTGAACAAGCTTTACAAGGAAAAACTGCTAGATCCCGATATGTTCTCGCAGAAGGAAGCGGACTACCTGGCGAAACAGTCATCGGGGAACACAGGCTTTTTCTTTGACCAGACGAACAATGTATTCATGCCGATCAAGGATCAATACACGGGCATCGCACCGTTCAAAGGCCCGCATGGCGACCAGATGCAAAGCCAGGGCGCGCCAATCGCCCGGGACTTCGGAGCCTTTGCCATCACCTCTGCGAACAAGAATCCGGAACTCACGATGCGCTGGATCGATTACTTCTACAGCGACGAAGGCTCTACGATGCTGCGTTTCGGCAGGGAAGGCGAGAACTACGAAATGAAGGACGGCATTCCTTACTATACGGAAGCTTTCCTCGCATCGGGCGATCAAGGTAAAATCACGCCGTACGCCGGCGGAGGAGCTCCTCATCTCATCAGCGATAAAGTGGCCTCTTTCATCAATCCTCCGCAGGTTCAGGAAGCGCAGGACAAGCTGACGCCGTTCATGCCGAAGGTACGCTACGCATCCCCGATGTTCGATGAGAATACCGCTCAGGAAGTCAACGTCCTGCGGAATGACATCGACAAATATTACGAAGAGCAAAGCACGAAATTCATCGCAGGAGCCCTCAGCTTCGATAAGTGGGACGAATTCCAATCCACGCTTAAAAAGATGAAGATCGACAAACTGCAGGACCTGTATCAGCAAGCCTACGACAAGATGAAAAAATAA